One stretch of Primulina huaijiensis isolate GDHJ02 unplaced genomic scaffold, ASM1229523v2 scaffold26201, whole genome shotgun sequence DNA includes these proteins:
- the LOC140967654 gene encoding sm-like protein LSM2 isoform X2, producing the protein MLFFSYFKDLVGREVTVELKNDLAIRGTLHSVDQYLNIKLENSRVVDQDKYPHMLSVSNCFIRGSVVRYVQLPPDGVDVELLHDATRREARGS; encoded by the exons ATG TTGTTCTTCTCCTACTTCAAGGATCTGGTTGGGAGAGAAGTGACGGTGGAACTGAAGAACGACTTAGCAATCAGAGGAACCCTCCATTCTGTGGATCAGTATTTGAATATTAAGCTGGAAAACAGCAGGGTTGTTGATCAAGACAAGTACCCACATATG CTCTCTGTAAGTAATTGCTTCATCAGAGGGTCGGTAGTTAGGTACGTGCAATTGCCCCCTGATGGAGTTGATGTTGAATTGTTACATGATGCCACAAGAAGAGAAGCTCGAGGCAGCTAG
- the LOC140967654 gene encoding sm-like protein LSM2 isoform X1 has protein sequence MQLFFSYFKDLVGREVTVELKNDLAIRGTLHSVDQYLNIKLENSRVVDQDKYPHMLSVSNCFIRGSVVRYVQLPPDGVDVELLHDATRREARGS, from the exons ATGCAGTTGTTCTTCTCCTACTTCAAGGATCTGGTTGGGAGAGAAGTGACGGTGGAACTGAAGAACGACTTAGCAATCAGAGGAACCCTCCATTCTGTGGATCAGTATTTGAATATTAAGCTGGAAAACAGCAGGGTTGTTGATCAAGACAAGTACCCACATATG CTCTCTGTAAGTAATTGCTTCATCAGAGGGTCGGTAGTTAGGTACGTGCAATTGCCCCCTGATGGAGTTGATGTTGAATTGTTACATGATGCCACAAGAAGAGAAGCTCGAGGCAGCTAG